The Meriones unguiculatus strain TT.TT164.6M chromosome 3, Bangor_MerUng_6.1, whole genome shotgun sequence genomic sequence AGACACAGATTCAGAATGGCAGACCCCAGAGCTGCCACACTTgggtgagggagggaggccaGCTGTCCTTCCGGAACAGAATGTCAGCGTGGTGTGGGCTTTGGTGGACACTGCGTCTTACTGGATAGGAACCCATGCCCGCCACTGATGAGATTCTAGACCCCGCCTGCGCGAAGCCCAGGCCTCTCCCAACACGCACTGGGACTGTTTGGGCACAGTGGGTCTTCCAGGAGGAGGACCAGCACCAACCCTTTTCCCAGTCTCCGCCTGCAGGACGCGCCTGCCTGCCTTCCAGGCACACCAGAGCAGCTACCAGGAAGAAGTGGGGTGCAGGGGGATTTGGGAGAACGAAATTAGGAACGGAAACTGGAGCCCCGGAGAACCCAGAGGGTCAAAGTGGAGTGTTCCCCCTGTCCACAGCCCTCAGTCCTGCATTTCGGGGCAGCCGTAAAGGGGCACCAGGTCAGCTCCGGGGGACGTCTTCCTGCCCTCAGGGCTTTCTCTACATTTCATGATTGAGCTATGAGGGCAGCCCTGGTGCTGAGACCTGCCAGGACACCTCGTATGCGGAGGTCACAGAAAGCGGGAGAGGGGGCCAGTGTCCGCTGTGGTTTCAGTGGAGGGCTTCAGTCAGGCACAGGCTCGGCTTAGGGTTTTTAATGAAAATCACTCGGCTCTTGAGATAGCATCTATCAGCCGGAAGCCCAAGGAGCCAGTGGCCCAGGGGTCAAGCTCTGCTCAGGATGTCCAGCCCGGGTGGGAGGGGCCAGGGCTCCTCAAGCGTCAGTTTGGATCTGCTGCATGGGCTTGAGGTTGGGGCACACGTTGAAGGAGCAGGCTGTCGTGGCCTTGATCTCCTCCATCGAGGAGCCCTCCCACATCTCCACCAGCGTCAGCCCCTTCTTCCGGTCCACTTTAAACACGGCCTTCTCGGTGATGATGAGGTCCACGCAGCGTTTGCCGGTCAGGGGCATGGTGCATTTAGCCAGGATTTTGGGCTCCTTGTTCTTGGTGCAGTGTTCCATCGTGACCACCACTTTGGTCTTGTCGCCGGACACCAAGTCCATGGCCCCGCCCATGCCCTTCACCTTCTTGCCAGGCACCATCCAGTTAGCCAGGTCTCCGTACTGGGAGACCTGCATGGCGCCGAGCATGGTGAGCTGGATGTGTCCCCCGCGGATCATGGCGAAGGAGTCGTCGCTGGAGAAGAAGCAGCCCCCGGGAATCACCGTCACCGTCTGCTTGCCCGCGTTGATGATGTCGGCGTCCACTTCGTTCTTCATGGGGAAGGGGCCCAGGCCCAGGATGCCGTTTTCGCTCTGCAGGTAGACCGTCATCTTGGGACTGATGTAGTTGCTGGCCAGGACGGGGATGCCGATGCCCAGGTTGGCGTACATGCCGTCCTCGAACTCGAGAGCCGCGCGCTTGATGATGCGCGTCCTGGGGCTGTCCTGCTTGAGCCCGGGCGCGTCCTGGCTGTCGCGCGTGGTCAGGCGTTCGATGCGCTTCTCGTACTTGGGGCCCTGGATCACGCGGTCCACGTAGATGTTGGGGATGTGGATGTCCTCCGGGTGGAAGGAGCCCACGTCCACGatctcctccacctccaccacggAGACGTCCGCGGCCTTGCACATGGGCACGTTGAAGTTGCGCGCGCTGCCCCGGAAGATCACGTTGCCCGAGCGGTCGGCCTTCCAGCCCTTGACCAGGGCGAAGTCGGCGCGGATGGCGTGCTCCAGCAGGTAGTGGCGGCCCTTGAACTCGCGCACCTCCCGCGGCTGGCTCAGGGTGACCAGGTGGCCGTCGGGCGAGTACCGGATCGGGGCGCCCCCTTCCTGCACCAGCGTGCCGTAGCCCGTGGGCGTGTAGAAGGCGGGCAAGCCCGCGCCCCCCGCGCGGATGCGCTCGGCCAGCGTGCCCTGAGGCGTCATCTCCAGGTCCAGCTCGCCGTTCAGGTACAACTTCTCGCAGAGCGAGTTCTCCCCCAGGTACGAGCACACCACGCGCTTGACCTGATTGGAGGCCAGCAGGATGCCCAGGCCGAAGTCCTCCACGCCCACGTTGCTGCTGACGATCTTCAGGTCCTTGACGCCCTTCGTCCTCAGCGCGGCGATCAGGTTCTCGGGGATGCCGCAGAGCCCGAAGCCCCCGAGCATGACGGTCGCCTCGTCATTGATGCCCTCCAGCGCCTCCACGGGGTCCTTGTAGAAGTAGACGCGCCCGCAGCGGTTGCTAGCGAAGCAGCGGGCGAGGCGGTGGGGCAGTGCGAGCCGCGGTCGGCAGGCAGAGACCCCGCGTGGGAGCGCCCACGCCAGATGCCTCAGCGCCATCGTCCACGGGCCGCGAGGCTACCAGGTCTGGGACGGAGAGGGAAAGGCCGGGCGCACCCTGGGAGCGCGGCCCACGCTACCTCTGCGCTGGCTGCGTCACAGAGCAGGGAGGACCCGGCCAGAGGCCGCCGCGGGTCTCACTCTGCTGAGGTCACCCTCGGCCATCCCTGGCCCGTCTCTCAAGAGCCTTGTGCAGACACTTCAAACGCTTGGTTAATGCTGCTGACAGCTGGCAGGCAGTGAGTGCTGGGCCGCTGCGACTAGGAGATCtcaccctgggggtggggggcgagTTTAAGAGCCCCCACCTTGAGGGGCTGAAGTTAGCCCAGTCTTTTAAAGCCACAGACCCACCTGTCACCCCTGCCGTTAAACTGCTCTAAACTCTCCAAGCGCCTTGCCAGTTTTCTCTAACTCAGACTGacccctgcctcctctctgcccctctccttCCGAGTTATCCCCCAGCCCTTTGCTGAACCCCAGAGAGGCCATTCTCCTGCCCTGCTGTCCTTTCTGTCCTCACCGCCCATCGCAGAGGAAGTGTCCCAGGCAACCCCTGAGTGGAGCAGTCAGGGCAAACCTCTGagcaggggaaactgaggctttaaCTGACTCCCAATGCTGCAGAGCTGCGCCGGAACCTGGGGTGCAGACCCCTCGCCCCTTCTTCCTGGTTACAGCACAAAAGTGGAGGCCTGCTGCCCAGAGAGAAGGGCCTTTTTTCCTGGAGGGGATCCCAGAGCTGGCTCTCAGGAGGTCGGCTGAGGGACAGGAAGGCCTCCCCTTGTCCAGGACCTTACCACTGACACCTCAAGAAGGGccaagatggggctggagaaatggcttggcagttaagagcactaaatGTTCTCCTAGACGACCccggttcaattcctagcacccacacttgtcagttcacaactgtctgtaattccacttCAGGGGATTCATGGCACCAGACACGCATGTGGTGCACACGTAAATCCAAGCAGGCAACatcccatacatataaaataagtaaataaacgaTTAAATAAGAGAGAAAAGCCGAGCATGGCCCAGTGTGCGGGCCCTGTGGACTAGCCCGGCAGCCTCTCCTGGAACCATCTCCCAAGAACCCCAGGGCTGCTCCCCGCTGAGTCCTGGGGCCTCACCTTCCTCGGTTTCCACGTAGAGGCGGAGTCCCAGGTCCTTGTTATGGTTCAGCAACCAGCGGTCACTGGCTGCCGTGATGTCCAGCACCAGCCAGCCCTCGTCCCCAGATCGGAGCGTCTGAAGATCCAAAAAGAACAAGTCAGACTCCCTGTGGACATGAAAGAACAATTAACCAAGGGTCGAGGTCAGCACAGCTGCCTGTATCCTGTGCCTGCCTGGGGACCACTTTCAGAGCCTCCTCCTCGCTTGCTCTGggctggcctccttgggtaccacATTTCACTGATAACCAACCCCCGACATTTTGCTGTGTCCGTGTGCTGATGAGGGCACTAGCTCAGGGTCCTATTGAGGGCCACAGCCTCGTAGCAggacagggagttccaggccaagcCCTTTTCTCATGTCTGAGGCTCTTCTCCCTGGAGGCTCCCATCTCCTTTCTTGGAAATGCACCCTCTGGGCAGGACCCTGGCCAGAGCCTAGAGCATGAGGTGGGGTGGCCATCTGGGCAGAGGAAAGGTACCTGTTGGAGTGCTCCTGGACCACCTCGAACATGCTGACGTGGAGGGTTGTGTTGAGCGGGTGGGGGCTGGGCTCTTTATATATCCGGAACTCAGCAGCCGTGACAGTCTCCCCGGCAGGGATCTGGCTTAGGTCAAAATGGAATTCCTTCCAGTGTGGCTCCTGGTAGCCTAAGGTACGGTCACGCTCCACTGCAAGACAACGTGGGGGTGGGTCATCACCAGAGGCCAGGATGGCTTGTTCTCTGAGTAGGACCCCAGATAGCCCGGGTGGGGCCAGGCCTGCTGTACATACAGGCTTGGTCTCCCTGGGTGCACACCAGGCCCCAAAAGGCGTGGGAGTGGGAAGACTCAGCAAGTGCTCAGCAGGCCCCCTGGACCCACAGATGAAGCACAgcgcctcctctcagagctcaggcCAAGCACCAGGTGGTCACTGGTCCCAAGGCAGAAAATCACCACAGTTCCAGGGGAAAACCCTGTGGACAGGGATATGACTGGCTAAATTTCAGGGGAACAGAGGACTCCCAGAGCCTGCCCTTGATCTAACAGCCGAGCTGGGCTGTTAGGGCTGTGCCTGAATTTCCCTCAGTGTTCTGGAAGAGGAACGGTCAGCAGTAGAAGGACCTTAGGGAAGGGAGGGCCACCCAGTACCAGCAAGAAGGGGACATAGGCCCCACATTTCCTATAGGGGACAGGAGGAAACGGGGCAGAATTGGAGTAGAAAGGACTAAAACGCAAACTAGGGTCACAGGGCCCTGGACAGGCTATCATGTTCTGGAGAGGTCTGTCCCACTGGGTTTTGGGTTCTAAATAGGCTTCTTGGAAGAGGTGAGCTCTAAACAGGCTTTGGAGGATGGGAGGGTGTCTTAGCAGCAGACAACAGTACTCTCAGCAGAGGAGAGATGGTGTACATTGGAATGCTACCCTCAGACGCTTATTGTGGGGTGCAGCTGTGAACTAAGCCTGCGGTGAGCACAATGCTGTGCTCTGACCAGTGGGGAGGCCAAGAGTCTGCGAGTCCAACTATAAAACTCCAAGAAGGTGAGGAGAGGAAAGCATGGGCATGGCAGCTGACATGAGCTCCAGAATGGGCACAGCTGTCAGGGCAGAGGCCAAATCTGAAGAACAAATCCTGCACTTACCCCGCTGTGCAGAAATGCCCAAGGAAGAATGTTTAAGGAGCCTCCTTtcactattgttttgtttttttttttttcccaagacagggtttctctttgtagccctagctatcctgaaAATCACTctactgtagaccaggctggccttgaactctcagagatccaggGGAGAcaactttctgtctttctgtaagGACCTAAGCCAGCAATGACTGGCATAGGGCTGGAGAGGGCTAGGGGGCAGATTTGCCTTTGTAGGGACAGGTGGAAGGCTGGAAGATGGAAAGGAGAGAGTCCCATAGCACCTCAGGGtgtcttttaagttttacaaTCAGAGCAAGTTTTCCGGTGTCTTTCTCTGACAGATGTAGTTCTCTGCTCATTTCTGCACAGGTGGGGCACCACAGTGAACAAGGCAGTTAAGTTTAGCACTAATGGGGTTTAACATACAAGGGAGAAAGCCTGGCACGGTgctgcatgcctttgatcccagtgctcaggCAGTGGCAGAcagagagctctgtgagttcaaagccaggctggcctacacagtgagttccaggacagcagaggctagatagtgagaccctatctcaaaataaataaataaataaataaatgaaaatttaaaaaaaatgtggtgataaaaaaaatcttgtaaatATGTGAGGTATAGGGTTGAATCCCAGCACCATCTCCTCCCCAcactccataaaaaaaaaaaaaaaagccatctagCCATCTAGGGAATGTCTTTTCTTTGTAGGTGGTGTTAGGAAAATAGAAGTGGCCACAGGTTCAAGAAtgatggagagaagagagggttGGATGCTTCCCACATGATGCTCAGGACAGCCTTTGAGAAAGTAACAGGTAAAATCGGGCAGGTAACTGTCAGCAGGATAGACTTGTAGTACTGGCAGCCACGCTGCGTAGCGGCTTCTGGGGATTCTGTGCAAGAATCCCAGACATGCTGGACCAAACCATGAGAAGCCACCCAAAAGGCAATGCCCTGGGCACAGAGAAAGCTGTACTCGGTTCCACGGGtacctgtgctggctagttttatgtcacttTGACGAGAGCTAGAGTTACTTAGAAAGCCTCCATAAGACCAGCCTGGAGGCAAGGCCTGTGGGGTAATGTCTTGACTAATGCTCGGCGTGGGaggaccagcccactgtgggcagtgctaccCCTGGGCAAGTAGttctgagttgtataagaaagtaggctaagTAAGCCGGTAAGCAGCTTTGCTGTCTGgtctctacttcagttcctggctccaggttcctgccctgacttccctcagtggtggaAGGTGACCAGGCCCTGGGTCTGTCCCCTTCCCATGGCTTAGCTGCCCCCCTAGACCTTGAGCTCTTTAGGGCAGTGGTTGAACATGTCCGGTGGATGGATGGCCTGCAGCAGCCTGTTCATCAAGCCGCTGTGTTGTGGGGACAGAGGGTGAGCTTGGGCCCTTCCCAGGACACTGGCTCAGTGTCCATCACTCACAACTCCCAGGTTTGGGGTTGTGGTTGCTGTTGCTGGTCTGTGCACCATGTCACAGAGGGTCCCCATTAGATACTGTGATGTCTGCACTTGCTGGGAGATTTGCTTCCTTTCCTGATGGAGGGTGGAGACAGGCTCCCCAGGCCCTGAGGAAGAGGGACTGGGCCTGACTGCCCTGTGCTGCTGGCAGCAAAGCCTGATGGGCCCACCCTGGTCTCCTGCAGGACCTCAGAGGAGGGTGGGCCCTTGGGTTGGTGGCCTGTGCATCCTGCACCCAAAGGAATTTCTCCCACCAGGAGCCCTGGTGCTGTGGTGAGGCCCAGGCTCACTCCTGCGATATTTTCAGCACTGAGTCTCTGCACTGACTTTTTTCACAGGCCGTTTTCATAAACGGCCTGCACACATAATTACCGGTCCAGTCCTCAGCTGGCTCCAGGCCCCAAATTAAAAGGGAACACCCGCACAGGCCACCACATCAAGACTGCTGAGGTAAAAAATAATTCCCAGGAGATGTGAGCAAGGGTGCGATTGCTCCAGAAGAAACTCAAGAAGGTGGTCCATAATGACACATCCCCTCTTGcctgaggggagggaaggaggcttCCGTGAGAAGGTGGCCTGAGTGTGCTTCTCCACCCCATGACTCATCCCTAAAGGAATCCCAGTCAGTAGGAAAGGGTGGGCACAGTTTGAGTAGGAAATGGGAAGGTCTTCAGGGTTGGGGTTCAGaggcagggaaactgaggcccaaaggTTCTGCTGAGGTCACATGTGGGCTCAGGGTAGGGTGACACTGACTTTCAGACTCCGCCGTGGAACTGAGCGGCCCTGGAGCTCCACAGGTGGTATATGGGGAGGAGGTGACCCAGCATTCTCTCCACGAGGACCCTAGACGGCCTGCTGAAGCCACCGTCCTCTGGCTGCGTCCCACAGAACCGGGGATGTCAGGAGGCGCCCACAGATGTGCTCACTGCTGGCTCTGCACAGATGGGGACAGCCGCCTGATGCTGCTCTCTGTGCTCCCTGACTCCTGCtgggctccctccctcccctctgccaGTCTGCCCAGTGTGCCCACCTGCACACAGCGACTGTGGCACATGATGGGGTGAGGGCCACAGAGAATCTAATTTGGCTTGTTTCTGCATTGTTCAGTTTGTCTAAGGCCAGGAAAGATGTGAGCTGACTGTGGCCCCAAATCTGACAGACAGAAAAGGCCAAGCAGCCTAAGAATTGGGGAGTACCATTCAATCTGGGGAGGAGCTTGTCTCTCAGGGATGAAGTCAGGCTGAGAGCTATGAAGACTTCCCAAAACTGGAGGTGGTCATGAGTATAGTTCAAAGGTAGAACCATGCACCCAGGAAGGGCAAGGCCCCAGGAGAGAGGGGGTGATGTTAAAGCTGATTTGGGGGGTGGGTTGCTAGAATTTGAACTCAAGGTCTCAGTAACGTTTTCAGGCAAGCCTTAAACTACACATGCCTCTACTTTAGCTTCCAAGTTGCTGGGTCTGTAGGCACACGCCTTTAGGCCAGAAACAAaggctcagtggtaaagggcTTGCCGTGAATTCGTGAGACGGAAACTCAAACCCCAGAACC encodes the following:
- the LOC110549954 gene encoding succinyl-CoA:3-ketoacid coenzyme A transferase 2A, mitochondrial; its protein translation is MALRHLAWALPRGVSACRPRLALPHRLARCFASNRCGRVYFYKDPVEALEGINDEATVMLGGFGLCGIPENLIAALRTKGVKDLKIVSSNVGVEDFGLGILLASNQVKRVVCSYLGENSLCEKLYLNGELDLEMTPQGTLAERIRAGGAGLPAFYTPTGYGTLVQEGGAPIRYSPDGHLVTLSQPREVREFKGRHYLLEHAIRADFALVKGWKADRSGNVIFRGSARNFNVPMCKAADVSVVEVEEIVDVGSFHPEDIHIPNIYVDRVIQGPKYEKRIERLTTRDSQDAPGLKQDSPRTRIIKRAALEFEDGMYANLGIGIPVLASNYISPKMTVYLQSENGILGLGPFPMKNEVDADIINAGKQTVTVIPGGCFFSSDDSFAMIRGGHIQLTMLGAMQVSQYGDLANWMVPGKKVKGMGGAMDLVSGDKTKVVVTMEHCTKNKEPKILAKCTMPLTGKRCVDLIITEKAVFKVDRKKGLTLVEMWEGSSMEEIKATTACSFNVCPNLKPMQQIQTDA